GAGGCACGGGCGCTCCACGCATTTCAGGAACCACATGGCAAAAGACGACGTGATCGAATTCGAGGGCACGGTGGCGGAAACCCTTCCGAACACCATGTTCCGGGTGCGCCTCGAAAACGGGCACGAGATCATTGCCCACATCTCCGGCCGCATGCGCAAGAACTACATCCGCATCCTGACCGGCGACAAGGTGAAGGTCGAAATGACCCCGTACGACCTGACCAAGGGCCGTATCACTTACCGCATGAAGTAATGGCGGTAAGCAATTGAATTAAAAAGGCGGCCATTGGCCGCCTTTTTCTTTTGCCGAAGCAAGTCCCTGGATTCCCGCCTACGCGGGAATGACGGCTTTCAGACGAAGACTGGGCAATGAATTGCCGGAGCGTCGTCTGCCGGGCCGGGGATTGCGCAGCAGTGGGCCATGGATGGCCCACGCCCCGCATTCGGACAGGATGTCCGACTAAGGGGCGGAGCAATCCCCGGTTCGGCGGACGACGCCCAGCCGAAGCATCACGCCGCCTCGCCGCCTCGCCGCCAACCACGCCAACCACGCCGGTCACACCGTAGCCGGCAACAGCTTCTCCGGCTCGGCCTGCGCCTCGACCACCAGCTCGTCGTCCTTGACGTCGATGCTGACGCGGCCGCCGTTGACCAGCTTGCCGAACAGCAACTCGTCCGCGAGCGGGCGCTTGATCCTGTCCTGGATCACCCGCGCCATCGGACGTGCACCCATCAACGGATCGAAACCGTGCTGGGCCAGCCAGTCGCGCGCCGTCG
Above is a genomic segment from Lysobacter sp. S4-A87 containing:
- the infA gene encoding translation initiation factor IF-1, coding for MAKDDVIEFEGTVAETLPNTMFRVRLENGHEIIAHISGRMRKNYIRILTGDKVKVEMTPYDLTKGRITYRMK